A single region of the Bacilli bacterium genome encodes:
- a CDS encoding type II toxin-antitoxin system PemK/MazF family toxin has translation MIVKRGDVFFADLSPVVGSEQGGVRPVLVIQNDIGNRFSPTVIIAAITAQIQKAKLPTHVEIIAEEHGFDRDSVILLEQIRTIDKQRLTDKITHLDEEMMAKVDEGLQISLGLIDF, from the coding sequence TTGATCGTTAAGCGCGGTGATGTTTTTTTTGCCGATTTATCGCCGGTGGTCGGATCGGAACAAGGCGGTGTCCGCCCGGTGCTTGTTATCCAGAACGATATTGGAAACCGGTTTAGCCCGACGGTAATCATAGCGGCCATTACGGCCCAGATACAAAAAGCAAAATTGCCCACGCACGTGGAAATCATTGCGGAAGAGCATGGATTCGACCGCGATTCCGTCATTTTGCTTGAGCAAATCCGCACCATTGACAAACAAAGGCTGACTGATAAAATTACCCATTTGGATGAAGAAATGATGGCGAAGGTCGATGAGGGCCTGCAAATCAGTTTGGGATTGATAGATTTTTAA
- a CDS encoding Tex family protein, with amino-acid sequence MGEKMENRIARELGLPVGKVKAAIALLDDGNTIPFIARYRKEMTGELDEEELRGIDERLRYLRGLEERKAEVIRLITEQGKLTAKLQEAIMAAEKLQEVEDLYRPYRQKRKTRAGVAKEKGLEPLADWLLAEPAAGSPEDEANSYVNPEKEVHTAEDALQGALDIIAEKIADDAHIRAWVRIHTRENGLVAVSAKDKDKPSVYEMYYEYREPVKKLPPHRVLAINRGEKEQFLKVGIEVDADMMNRHIAGKVITKKSVAEKWLASAAEDAYKRLIQPAIEREIRNELTEKAEEQAIRIFAENLRNLLLQPPVKGKTVLGVDPAYRTGCKLAVVDETGKMLEVAVIYPTPPHLKIAEAKAVCRSLIERHGVELIAIGNGTASRETEQFVAEVIAENKERRLQYMIVSEAGASVYSASPLAKEEFPELDVAERSAISIARRLQDPLAELVKIDPKSIGVGQYQHDVAPKRLEESLAAVVESAVNHVGVDLNTASASLLSYVSGISGTIAKNIVKYREECGKFTDREQLKKVPRLGAKAFEQCAGFCRISGGANILDNTAIHPESYGIVERLFQRLGIGAEHLGTPHLRAKLNGHDPGRLAAELQVGEPTLRDIFDSLLRPGRDPREDLPPPIFRTDVLSMEDLRPGMRLTGTVRNVVDFGAFVDIGVKQDGLVHISRMSDKYVKHPTEVVAVGDVVTVWVLGVDVQKGRVSLTMLKPPASVQE; translated from the coding sequence ATGGGGGAAAAGATGGAGAACCGAATTGCCCGGGAGCTTGGCTTGCCGGTTGGAAAAGTGAAGGCGGCGATCGCTTTGCTGGATGACGGGAATACGATCCCGTTCATTGCGCGATACCGCAAAGAAATGACCGGGGAACTGGATGAAGAGGAGCTGCGCGGCATTGATGAGCGGCTGCGCTATTTGCGCGGGCTAGAGGAGCGCAAAGCGGAAGTTATCCGGCTGATCACGGAACAGGGAAAGCTTACCGCAAAACTGCAGGAAGCGATCATGGCAGCCGAAAAGCTGCAGGAAGTGGAAGACCTTTATCGCCCATACCGGCAAAAACGCAAAACCCGCGCCGGCGTGGCCAAGGAAAAAGGCCTGGAGCCTTTGGCCGACTGGCTGCTCGCAGAGCCTGCGGCCGGTTCGCCGGAGGACGAGGCAAACAGCTATGTAAACCCGGAAAAAGAAGTACATACGGCGGAGGATGCGCTGCAGGGCGCCCTGGACATCATCGCGGAAAAAATCGCCGACGACGCCCACATCCGCGCCTGGGTGCGCATACATACGCGGGAAAATGGCCTTGTGGCCGTATCCGCCAAAGACAAGGACAAGCCTTCCGTCTATGAAATGTATTACGAGTACCGCGAGCCGGTGAAAAAGTTGCCGCCGCATCGCGTGTTGGCGATCAACCGCGGGGAAAAAGAACAGTTTTTAAAAGTCGGCATAGAAGTGGACGCCGACATGATGAACCGCCATATTGCGGGAAAAGTCATCACGAAAAAATCCGTTGCCGAAAAATGGCTGGCATCCGCCGCGGAAGACGCCTACAAGCGGCTTATTCAGCCTGCGATTGAGCGGGAGATCCGCAATGAATTGACGGAAAAAGCCGAGGAGCAGGCCATCCGCATTTTCGCGGAAAACCTTCGCAATCTGCTGCTGCAGCCGCCGGTAAAAGGCAAAACGGTATTGGGCGTCGACCCGGCATACCGCACCGGCTGCAAACTGGCAGTTGTCGACGAGACGGGGAAAATGCTCGAAGTTGCCGTCATCTATCCCACTCCGCCCCATCTGAAGATCGCGGAAGCGAAAGCGGTGTGCCGGTCGCTGATCGAACGCCATGGCGTCGAACTGATCGCGATCGGCAACGGGACCGCCTCCCGTGAAACGGAGCAGTTTGTCGCTGAAGTGATCGCGGAAAATAAGGAGCGGCGGTTGCAGTACATGATTGTGAGCGAAGCGGGAGCGAGCGTATATTCCGCATCCCCGCTGGCCAAAGAGGAATTTCCCGAGTTGGATGTGGCTGAGCGCAGCGCCATTTCGATTGCCAGGCGGCTGCAGGATCCGTTGGCCGAATTGGTCAAAATCGATCCGAAGTCGATCGGCGTCGGGCAATACCAGCATGACGTCGCGCCGAAACGTCTGGAAGAAAGCTTGGCCGCCGTCGTCGAGTCTGCGGTAAACCATGTCGGCGTCGATCTGAACACCGCCTCGGCGTCGCTTTTGTCCTATGTTTCCGGAATCAGCGGCACGATCGCCAAAAATATCGTCAAATATCGCGAGGAATGCGGCAAATTCACCGATCGCGAACAGTTGAAAAAAGTTCCGCGGCTTGGCGCCAAAGCGTTTGAACAGTGCGCCGGGTTTTGCCGCATCAGCGGCGGCGCCAACATTTTGGACAATACGGCGATACATCCGGAATCGTACGGCATTGTGGAGCGGCTGTTTCAGCGGCTCGGCATCGGGGCGGAACATTTGGGCACGCCGCATTTGCGGGCGAAGCTGAACGGCCATGATCCGGGCCGGCTTGCGGCGGAGTTGCAAGTCGGAGAGCCCACGCTGCGGGATATCTTCGACAGCCTGTTGCGCCCCGGCAGAGATCCGCGGGAAGACTTGCCGCCGCCCATTTTCCGGACGGATGTGCTCAGTATGGAGGATTTGCGGCCCGGCATGCGGTTGACCGGAACCGTGCGCAATGTCGTCGACTTTGGGGCATTTGTCGATATTGGCGTGAAGCAGGACGGTCTCGTGCACATTTCGCGCATGAGCGACAAGTATGTCAAACACCCGACAGAGGTTGTGGCTGTGGGTGACGTCGTGACGGTATGGGTGCTGGGCGTGGATGTACAAAAAGGGCGGGTCAGTCTGACGATGCTTAAACCGCCCGCTTCCGTGCAAGAATGA
- the cmpA gene encoding cortex morphogenetic protein CmpA — protein sequence MPVWLCQQLARAFRNKDRRQIRLLNECWFFYRSK from the coding sequence ATGCCCGTCTGGTTGTGCCAGCAGCTGGCCCGCGCATTTCGCAATAAAGACCGCAGGCAGATTCGCCTGCTGAACGAATGCTGGTTTTTTTACCGATCAAAATGA
- a CDS encoding hydrolase/acyltransferase: protein MPDMRYCILNDQGRTLFVEIPASHAYQLTALHQRLHKEIGKLTAAAVPSLPIVLAECEHVEIVDPELSILKSIDYINQMEKTWAAIDERHYPLISLLTEIRALQAQLEQWYEDEMSG, encoded by the coding sequence ATGCCCGACATGCGCTATTGCATTTTAAATGATCAGGGACGGACGCTGTTTGTGGAGATTCCCGCTTCCCATGCCTATCAACTGACCGCATTGCATCAGCGTCTGCATAAAGAAATCGGCAAACTGACAGCCGCCGCCGTTCCCAGTCTGCCTATTGTTCTGGCTGAATGCGAGCATGTGGAGATTGTCGATCCGGAATTATCCATTCTCAAATCTATCGACTATATCAACCAGATGGAAAAAACATGGGCGGCGATCGATGAACGGCACTATCCCCTTATCTCGCTCTTGACGGAAATACGCGCGCTGCAAGCCCAGCTTGAGCAGTGGTACGAGGATGAAATGTCGGGTTGA
- a CDS encoding SprT family protein has protein sequence MTNEQLQAWVEELSLRWFARPFLHRATFNKRLKTTGGRYFPRTHNIDISLRQWEIYGADEVEKIIKHELCHYHLHLLQKGYRHRDADFRQLLRQVGGSRHCRPLPDMKRRQEPIRYRLECTNDSCRMVYYRKRKVDVRKYACGRCRGKLRLVVQ, from the coding sequence ATGACTAATGAACAATTGCAGGCATGGGTGGAGGAGCTTTCCTTGCGGTGGTTTGCGCGGCCTTTCTTGCATCGGGCAACGTTCAACAAACGGCTCAAAACAACCGGCGGCCGGTATTTTCCCCGCACGCACAACATCGATATCAGTTTGCGGCAATGGGAAATATATGGCGCGGATGAGGTTGAAAAAATCATCAAACATGAGCTATGCCATTATCATTTGCATCTTTTGCAAAAAGGATACCGCCATCGCGACGCCGACTTCCGCCAATTGTTGCGTCAAGTGGGCGGTTCGCGGCACTGCAGGCCGCTGCCGGACATGAAACGCCGTCAGGAGCCGATCCGCTACCGGCTGGAATGCACGAATGACAGCTGTCGCATGGTTTATTACCGCAAACGGAAAGTGGATGTGCGCAAATACGCGTGCGGACGCTGCCGGGGCAAGCTGCGGTTGGTCGTTCAATAA